The genomic DNA GGCATCCAAAGTTTTTGTGTGGATATGTTGAGGAGTAAATAATTTTACCTCAATAATTATAATGTATAAATTTGAGTAGTAGTATAATGAAATGGAATGAAAAAGATTGCACTCtacattttgttgttttaggttATCTATGTTTTGTCACTCCTTTTGATTTTGGATTGTCATTCAAAATTCAGTGAAAAAAATTGTCTATGTTTATATTTTACTATGACAAACAATAAAGTACCAAGGTCAATTAATCACTTTTGAAGGTAGAATTGTATCAACCGCaaattgtttttagattttacGCATGGCCAACTCTTTGTTGTTGTATTAgagtaaaagaagaaaaaaacatgattgaatatgttgatgttgttgcaGCATGATAGATATTTGACAAGTGTACTAAACTATTGAATTAATAATCTTAAATTAGTATCCACGAGAATTGTTACTAATTTCTACTTAGCAATTGCATTAATGTAAAAGTTGTATTAAATTTGGGTTGCCCTAGGCAATtggtttgattgcataaaaataatagaaactACGATTAAGTTGGTTTGAAAATTAGGTTAAACAGATGATTAAGCCTTCGAATCCTTTATTGCTCATTGTAAAACAATttgctcctcttctctctcaatGTTCACCTAGTTTTACCACGAATTAACTCAATAGTTTTCATCAATCTCTTGAGTCAAAACACTTTCCTAATTAATTATATCCTCTTAAATCAATTCATAACCTTATGGAAGTATTAATAGTCTCTTaattcataagtcataactCAACAATTTTCTATCTCTAGCTTAATATGTTAAGTCAAACAGATTTATTAGGTTAGATTTAACAGCTATAGCTAGTAGTCAATGAAATTCTAAAATCAATTCATATGATTAAGAAATTGGGGCTAGTAGTcacacataataatataaaaggcaTTAAACTcatataaaactaaataatacTATGATTCCATTGATGTTAAAGAAAgtttataacaaatgacatgATTACAACTTACAATAGATTCATCTCATAGTTCATAACCAACTCTGAGTTGGTGTGAGGTCCACGACGTGTTTCAAGGTCTCTAGCTGCTTCCTATGCTTTGAAGTCTTCTAAAAATCGAACCTCTATTCTGAAATCAAATCTGGattttatagaaaatattattgtaaCAACACCACCGTGCTACGTTATGGGTCCACTGTGGCATGATGACTTCATTAATCCATGTGGAAGGCAAAACAAACTCCCATCGTGGCGCGACACAGGTCCAACGTTCCATGATGGTCACAAAAGatgcaaaccctaattttgatGCTCCTTAATACGTGCCACGATACAGGTCCATCATGGCACAAAATTTCCAACAGCTCAAGATTCCAAAGTCTTCTCCAAATTGTACAAAACTTGCCCATTTCATAACCATATGTCCTCTTAACACTTCCGACAACTTTCAGCTCATTATAGCATGTAATTCATGAGAAATAACTCTCTATCTTGCTCAATGATGTAGTAAATCCACAAGTGCACAGTTTGTCGGAGTAGTAAAAAAGTATCGTTCCAACAGGGAGttgttgtgattttgattttctCTTTAGTAGCGTTTAGCTGAAAGATTAGGGTTTTAAAAGTTGGgatttttgattgattgaaaataataataaaaagagcctcaGGATCGTTGGCTCATCATAATGACAAATCATTCACAATCCAAACCTATATACTAATTTTAAGTTAGACCTATTTCTAAAGACTGGTTTCTCTAAAGCCTGTCAAGGTTTCTCTTGAAATCAATGAGTGTGTTTCAATAAcaaccacgcctattctcatggttgatcgTTGTTGAAACCCACGAAGAGCGAAACTTTAAGGTCTCAAGGTTTTCTAGACTATTCTCGTGTTTCGAAAACCTTGTCTAATCTCACATGTCCAACACTAACCTTTTTCTTTCGATACTTCAGTTAGTATTTGAAATAAGAATTAAGAACGGTGAGATTAGATTAGAAAAATAGggtttgcataaaattatgGTTCTAGGCTTGGTTTGAATAGGATTAggtcattagactcatccaacaatcccaagacaaagaagtCTAGTCAcccatgttcatcgtagacatagagattaagaagaagaacatgaaagtaaataacaagaataataaaaacCAAGAAAAGTAAGAACTTTTATTAATGGAAATAGTTGTTACATAAAATTCCCAAGAGCAAAAGATGAAGAGATATGTCTGGTGGTTGCtttatttatagcctaaaagcTAACTTAATCCCTAAGAAAAGACATACAAAATTACATAGTAAGCAACCCAAGGGCTTTTAGGTctgaaaacataacaaaatagcAGTCTGGAACCTTGGCAAGGCCGTGCTCAGCTTAGCATGGGTTATTCCAGTCTTcagaacaaaacaacaaaaagggaGATGGGCATCGCGCACGGCCGTGCGCTTGCAGGAACGGGTCGTTCCTGTCTCTCTGGTTTTGGCACATTTGCACACAATTGGAGGCACGGTGCGGGCATTGTTAGGCACGACCATGCCTGATATTTTTGCatagaatcttcatatttttggcttcaatcagctccaaatcATGCTCTAGATCCTTCCATTCCTTAACCATGCTCCAAaaccctttcttttgctccaagactcaatttttgacatatttgttcctaaaattaaataacaagcAATTTGAAGTACTAAAGTTctagaaagtaaataaaaacacataaaatctaaataaaataggCTCTAATAAACACTAAATTATTGACTCATCGCTCAACAAGGaataaaaattactaaaaacaAGAGTATGACCAAGTGTCATCACTGCAATTTGAAAATATGAAGGAACCTTTGGAGTTGAATCTTTAAGATCAAGAGTTTAAGAGGATCTAAGTGTGATGACAATCACAGTGGGGTGAGGTGAGCACGATAGAGCATATCCATTGTAGTCCTTGCAAATAGAGTTGTCAAATCGGTTAGTTCGGTCAAGTTCGTTTCGGCTTGATGGGCGACCATGTATAAATTGGATAGAGTGGATTGACCCGCTTGTTAAATGAGCTACAAAAATTGAGCCCTGGACAAATATTAATCGGTTGTGCGGCTTTATGGACAATTTCGACCCTTATTtaaatattacaattttatttgaaaaagagATGTAATGTACATCAAAGCTATCTCATTTCAGGTAGCGCTTGGGTGACATTATGGTTGGTAACATTGTGACAttgaccaaccacaatgtcacaagtatcattcttctttttctttcacaatatttttttgtttctttgtacacttgtgacattgtggttggccaatgtcaccaatACCACCAACCACAATATCACCCCAAGTATTATCCATCTCTTTTAACACACACCCCATAAATGATAAAAGATACAAATTATTTGTTCAAGTCCGCCTTGCACACACCGACTTAAGTCTGGGAAATTTGCAGCTGTCACATGCCTTGTGTGTGGCCTTATCCGCCTCATGCATGGGACAATGGCGAAATCCTCTTTTTGGCTCAGAATTCTACAACTTTCAAATATCTCAATCTTTGTTATGTGTTGTGACTTGGCACAGAATTTACTCTAGTATAGTCTgatctttaatttttcattgtaaTTAGTCTAAATATTTCCGTAACTTTTACCGAGCATCATCTAATCTAATTGGGTTTACCTGTcagaaaataccaaaaatacCATGACACCTACAAAGTTGTCTAGTTAGGGAAGTAAAAAGACTTACAAAGactcttttcaatacaaaatcaaatttttttgaaaagcatgAGTAACTCGCtctaaaattcttaaaaatatagaaTATAGTAGCAAAATGACTCTAAAAAAACGAACAATCATGTAGCGGAATCACCTTGTTTAAAAAGTTTTCATATCTATTTGCATTTGAACAAATGTATCAAGTAATCGAGTTAAATGAATGcgaaatatatattatgaaacgATAAATAAGCAAATAATCAATATATTGAAGGAAATCAATCATGAAGATGGATATATTTACTTCAAGAGTAAGCAAGCCTATATTCTTACTCCAAATCTTAAcccttaatttccttttataatCTATAATACACTTTAAGAAGTTGCAGTTTAACACCctctttttgtaattttatcaaaGTTTGAAACACTATAATACACTTTAATTTGTATTATAATCAattgattatagtgaaaaaaaACCTTCATAATGTGAACAAACTAAACGTACCTATCATGTCAGTATAAAAatcattgtttgattttttacattttcaacaacatttgCTGTCTTGAAATTATTTTGCCTGTGTTTTTTTCCAAACAAAGAAAATGTACTTAAACAAACATTTTTACTTAACACAATTCAAACTTCACATTTCTGCTATTTTTCACCACGTTTACGATTAATCTTTTAAAAGGCTTTAATTAATCCTGTGGTGTATACGaacaagaagatgaaaaaaaaaaatcattgtggGTGGTAATGCAAAGTCACATCCATGCCAAAACCTAATGGGCATAATTTAGTTTGCCAAATAAGTCATATAAAATCGATACGCGTCCACATTATGGACCTCAAGATTTCTCAAGAACATAAAATCGATCTaaccagaagaaaaaaaatgcgatgattatcatatttttatttattaatgcaAGCATGGTTGGAACCCAAAGAAGACATATACATATGCCACTCGTGCACATAATGTATAACTCAAATTATTGTGGATCtcaaatattttcaatattCTTTCTTTAATCCGTGTTTGCAGTCCAGGTACCTTCATACTGTGACAATCATGTAATGTACACcaattatatatttgaaatgAATAGGGTAATGTGGCATAAAGAGGAGGCAAACTATGTGATGACTAATGAAAAAATTCACTTCCTAACAATTGGAGAACAAGCCAAGTATACATCTAAACTCTAAAGTTTTTCGTACCTATATTATAATCCATGTGCCTTGTATGATTTCACATTTAATAATGCATAATGTTAGGCAGAGTTATGACCATTTAACGAAATTAAAGGGAGCAACATATCCCACTATAGGCACATGCgcttctttttactttttttttttttacttagagCATGCATGGATTCTTAAGTTAATCTTCAAatatagaagagagagaaaactaaagaaaaagtaacataGCAAACAAGTACCATGCTCGTTCAATTAGTTTACCTTCTAGATCCCGTCCTAGCACTATTAGAGTAAAGAGAGGTTGAACAAAGCTCAAGACTTGCCAAGGAACGTCAACATCCACATCAGGGTCTATTCATATATTGGTCTTTCCTTGCTTGAAGATTTGTATATCTCTCAATGGAATATGTAATATCTTCTCAACATGGCATCAATACAACAAGTGATTTATTACAAAGTATAAAAGGAGAATAGTATGACACAGTCTTGTATTTATTACATAGTATCAAATGAGAAAGTGTTTTGGGGTTTAGAGTGACTATAGGTTACCCAGGTTTTGGTCTGTTCTTAATAGAGACAAATATTTTGAAGATTGAGTCAATGTAGGGACTAGATTTGGTAGCGCAGCAATGAATGCTTGTTACACAAGCAATAGAAAACAAAAGCAGTTTTAGGGTTTTACAGGTTTTGTGTTTTGTGATTAAGAGAggatgagaagagagaaaagataATAGAATCGAGGAATGTAAATGTGTTATTGATTGTAATATGAATGTACAAGTGAATAGGCTTATATACAAGTCTAAATAAGTTGCTTCAAGTTTCCACTTCCTTCATGGCAGTCAAACTTCTTAGCTTGATGAACCTGTCAACCTTCAATACCTTAGTGAATATGTCTGCAAGCTGCAGCTCAGTGGAGCAATGGACAATCTGCAGTTCTCCCTTGTTCACTTGCTCCCTCAGAAAATGGAACTTAGCTTCTATATGCTTGCTTCTTCCATGAAGAATTGGATTTCTTGCTAAGCTTATAGAAGATTTGTTATCTATGAACAATGCAATAGGTCTGCTAACTTCTATCTCCGTCTCCTTGAGTATATTTTCAAGCCATACTGCCTGGCATGCTGCCATACATCCTgcaatatactcagattcacAGGTTGACAATGCCACAACTGGTTGCTTCTTAACACACCATGAAATTGGGGCATTTAGAAACTTGAATAGGTAACCTGAAGTGCTTTTTCTATCCTGCTTGTCTCCATACCAATCAACATCAGAATATGCAATCAGtttcataaaattttcattgaaaCCCTTAGGAAATAGGATGCCATACTGCAGTGTTCCTTTGATGTATCTCATCACTCTTTTGGTTGCTAGAAAATGAGATGCTCTTGGTTCATTCATGAATA from Medicago truncatula cultivar Jemalong A17 chromosome 8, MtrunA17r5.0-ANR, whole genome shotgun sequence includes the following:
- the LOC120577558 gene encoding secreted RxLR effector protein 161-like, which codes for MKKKNLWILHLFKQIVGSLRYLCNSRPDIAYAIGIISIFMNEPRASHFLATKRVMRYIKGTLQYGILFPKGFNENFMKLIAYSDVDWYGDKQDRKSTSGYLFKFLNAPISWCVKKQPVVALSTCESEYIAGCMAACQAVWLENILKETEIEVSRPIALFIDNKSSISLARNPILHGRSKHIEAKFHFLREQVNKGELQIVHCSTELQLADIFTKVLKVDRFIKLRSLTAMKEVET